CAGAGGGAACCCTCGGAGTCCTCGGAACCGTTACATTCAGGATCTACCCCATGGGAGAGATCAGGTGCACCGGATACGAGTACGATGCACTCGCCATCGCCGACCCCCAGCTGCAGAAGATCGTCAAGAACCCCTCTGTCATTCCCCTGCACATCGCATGGTCCGACTACAAGCACTTCGAGAACCAGCGCCTGGCCGGAATCCACGCACCCAACGTTTCCAACGTCCTCCTGGTGACATTCCAGGGAGACGCCGACCACAACGATCTCGGCGAGCAGTTCGCCGACTTCACTGCCGAGGAGTTCGGCGGAAGGAAGATCGCCGGTGAGGTCGCAGAGCACGAGTGGGATGAGAGGTGCTACGAGTTCCGTGCAAGGAAGGTCGGAGTCGGAGAGATTCCCGCAGAGGTCATCGTCCCCACCCACAACTGGGGAGAGTACGTGGACATCTGTTACCAGGGATTCGACGCCATGAACATGGAGCCCGGAGGAGTCATCGGAGTCATGGTCGACAGGTCCACAACCCTGTTCATGCCCTACTACTTCAAGGACGACGAGCTCTTGACCGGAATGCTGCCCTTCGGATTCAACTTCTACATGGGAGACAAGGCAGCAGAGTTCGGCGGAAGGTCCACCGGTCTTGGAGTGTTCTTCGCATGGCAGCTGGATGTCATCCACAACGCACCCACCGTCAAGAAGATGAGGGAGCTCAAGACAGTACTCGACCACCATGATGTGATCAACCCCGGACACGTCGTATGCGGAATGACCAGGTTCGGAATCAACCTCGGCAAGCCCATCATGTCTCTGGGAAGCATCATGCTCCAGACCGTCAAGAAGATGTTCCCCAAGGACAAGACCTTCCAGAACAACCTCAAGAGGTTCAGGTACAACGACATGGAGCACCTGAAGGTCCTGGACAGGCACCACAAGCTCGGTGACGGAAGCCAGTAAGCAAGATCAAGAAACCATTTACTCCGGGATTCCCGGAGGTTTTTCTTCATTTTGGATCGTCTATCGTTCCGATCCTTCCTTATTCATTGCTCAATTAATATAATCTAAATTATTATAATTACGATTATATAGAATCATTCAGATAATAAAACATGGACTTCATTGGTAGGGAAAAGGAGATGAGGCTCCTTGAGAATCAATATCTTCATGTCGAGCATCCTTTGGTAATCGTCAAAGGAAGGCGTCGTGTCGGCAAGAGCAGATTGATCAAGGAGTTCTGCAAGGATAAGCCCAACTTCTTCTTCCAGGCCAACAGAGAAAGCGCCCATTCCTTGCTATCATCGTTCAACCTTGCATTGTCCAAACACCTGGGAGTAAACATCAATCCCGATACCTGGGAGGATGCAATCTCGATGTTCGTCAAGCTGTCCGGCCCAGGGAGAAAGATCTTGGTCATCGACGAGTTCACTTACATCACCAAGAGCAACAGGGATGCAGAGAAGGAATTCCAATCCATATGGGATAATACTCTCAGCAAAGAGGACGTGATGTTCATACTGTGCGGTTCGTACAAAGGTCTGATGGAGGACCTCACTGATTACGGCGGAGCGCTTTATGGCAGGAACACATGCGATCTCACGGTACTTCCGTTGCAGTTCAGGGATTGCATCCGCGGGAAGGATTACCGTTACGCCGTCGAGGAGTATGCCTTCACGGGCGGCATTCCCCATTACATGGAGCTGATGGATCGCGAAAGACTTGTTCTGGACAACATCGAGCGTCTGACCATGAGCCTTGGATCTCCCCTGATGACGGAGATATCCTATCTCATGGAGGAGGAATTCAGGGATACGGCCATATATAATACGCTCCTGAAGACCATCGCCCAGGGTAACCGCAAGATGGAATCCATTACTTCTGCTACCAGGCTGAAGGCATCCGATGTAATGCCATATCTGAGCAGGCTCATCGGTATGGGCATGGTGGAATCGAAAGTATCGCAGAAGGAGAGGTCTCCGGAGAAGAGCAGGAACAGACTCTATACGATCTCAGACAGGTTCATAGCCATGTGGTACAGGTTCGTGTATCCATACAAGAACGATATCGCTCTGGGCATCAATGATGAGGCTGTTCGCGAATTGAACGATCACTACATCGATTCCCATGTAGCTTTCGTTTTCGAGGACATATCTAGGTCAGAGCTGAGAAGATATCTGAGGTCCAAATCCATCGCAGCATCATACGGATCCTATTGGGATGGCAAGACAGAGATAGA
The nucleotide sequence above comes from Methanomassiliicoccales archaeon LGM-RCC1. Encoded proteins:
- a CDS encoding ATP-binding protein, which gives rise to MDFIGREKEMRLLENQYLHVEHPLVIVKGRRRVGKSRLIKEFCKDKPNFFFQANRESAHSLLSSFNLALSKHLGVNINPDTWEDAISMFVKLSGPGRKILVIDEFTYITKSNRDAEKEFQSIWDNTLSKEDVMFILCGSYKGLMEDLTDYGGALYGRNTCDLTVLPLQFRDCIRGKDYRYAVEEYAFTGGIPHYMELMDRERLVLDNIERLTMSLGSPLMTEISYLMEEEFRDTAIYNTLLKTIAQGNRKMESITSATRLKASDVMPYLSRLIGMGMVESKVSQKERSPEKSRNRLYTISDRFIAMWYRFVYPYKNDIALGINDEAVRELNDHYIDSHVAFVFEDISRSELRRYLRSKSIAASYGSYWDGKTEIDVVAIDSKNKTLYAGECKYRKDKIGAEVVNHLVDACSNLRAFKEYEVILCFFSASGYTEAALAAMNGHNALVFDNGELITEYGMITIGR